The Rattus rattus isolate New Zealand chromosome X, Rrattus_CSIRO_v1, whole genome shotgun sequence genome has a window encoding:
- the LOC116887824 gene encoding high mobility group protein B4-like: protein MGKESKERPKVNVSPYVHFMMDFRNQMREQQPNTYYDFTEFSRQCSERWRTISKKEKKKYEARAKRDKDRYQREMRNYTGPRRERRRRDVNAPRKPPSSFLLFSQDHFDEIKEQHPNWTVAQVAKAAGRMWARCSEEDKIPYEERAAVLRAKYLEEREAYYRQCQRGN, encoded by the coding sequence atgggaaaagaaagcaaagaaagaccGAAAGTGAACGTCTCTCCTTATGTCCATTTTATGATGGACTTCAGAAATCAAATGAGGGAGCAACAGCCAAACACCTATTATGACTTTACCGAATTTTCTAGACAGTGTTCTGAAAGGTGGCGGACCatctcaaagaaggaaaaaaagaagtatgaagCCCGGGCCAAGCGCGACAAAGATCGGTACCAACGTGAAATGAGAAACTACACCGGCccgagaagggagagaagaaggagggatgtGAATGCACCGCGGAAGCCCCCATCCTCgttcctgctcttctcccaggaCCATTTTGACGAGATAAAAGAACAACACCCGAACTGGACTGTGGCGCAGGTGGCCAAGGCTGCAGGGAGGATGTGGGCCAGGTGTTCGGAAGAGGATAAAATCCCCTACGAGGAGAGGGCTGCGGTTCTGAGGGCCAAGTACCTTGAAGAACGGGAGGCCTACTACCGCCAATGCCAGCGCGGGAACTAA